The Thermobifida halotolerans sequence GGCCCCCGGCGTCGATCTCAACGCCTGTCTGTCCGCGCCCCCGGTCGGGGGTGAGGGCCTGCGATCACCCGCCACCCGACCGCGACCGTCCGCCCGCACCAACCCCGGAAAGCCGCCCGTGCCCGCACCGCTGATCACCCGCGCCGCCCTCAAGGTCGCCATCACCGCCCGCGAACTCAACCCCGACCACCCCGTCTTCCCCACCGAGTTCTGGACGCATCCGGTCGTCGCCCGGGCCGTGGCCCGCCTCGACACCACCACCCTCATCCGCCAGGCCCGCACACTCACCCCCATCACCCAGGAACAACTCGCCCACCTCACCGGACTCACCCAGGCCACCATCTCCCGCATCGAACACGGCCGCACCCAACTGCGCGACCTCGACCGGATCCACACCCTCCTCACCGGCCTCGGCGCACCCCACCCCCCAGCCCTGAAAAACACCGACCCCCTGGACGGCTACACCGTCCGCGCCGTCATCGCCGAAAACACCGACGGCCACCTGGTCGTCCTCCACGCCCCCACCCAATCGATCACCGAAGCCCTCACCCACACCGGAAAACCCGCCGCCACACCACTCCCACCATCCCCCACCCACCCCGAATGGCCCCCACCCCAATAGCGGGGATCGTGGCGCCAGGGACACTTTCCCGCGCCTTCATGCCTCTGGCGCCGCGCCCTCCGCCTGCTAGTCCGGCACGTACCGCCGGGTCCACACCGCGCCCGACGGGGTCATCGAGGTGCCGGAGGAGCCCACGATGAGCAGGCAGCGCATGTCGATACCGTCCGGGTCGAGCTTCTCCAGGGTGGTGACCTCCACCGACTCGCCGTCGCGGCCCACGTTCCGGCCGACCACCACCGGGGTGTCGCCGGGGCGGTGCCGCAGCAGCACCTCGCGGGCCCGCGCCACCTGGGTCGTGCGGGACCGGGACGCGGGATTGTAGACCGCGATGACCAGGTCGGCGCGGGCCGCCGCCTCCAGGCGCGCCTCGACGACCTCCCACGGTTTGAGCCGGTCGGACAGGCTCAGCACCGCGAAGTCCCCGCCGACCGGCGCGCCCGCCCGCGCGGCGACCGCCTGCACCGCCGTCAACCCGGGCAGCACCCGCACCGGAACATCCGCGTAGCGGGGGTCCTGCGCCGCCTCGAACACCGCGGAGGCCATGCCGAACACCCCGGCGTCCCCGCCCGACACCACGGCCACCCGCTCCCCGGCCAACGCCAGGTCGAGGGCGAGCCGTGCCCGGTCCACCTCCACCGTGTTGCCGCTGGAGTGCCGCCGCTGGCCGGGCCGCACAGGGACGCGGTCCACGTACGGGCCGTAGCCGACGACGTGGTCGACCTCGGCGAGCGCCCGTGCCGCCTCCGGGGTCAACCACTGCTCCCCGGCCGGACCGAGCCCGACCACGAGCAGTTCGGCGGGCGCCGCGCGGTCGGCCGCAGTGGTCTCTCCGACCGCGTGGGACCGGGTGGCCGCCCCTCCGTTGCGGGGGGCGTCGTCGCCGGTGGCCAGGACCATCGAGAAGTAGGGCACGCTCGCCGGGTCCACGTCCCCCACCGGCAGCACCCGCTGCCCGTCCATGGAGGCGCGCTCCACGTAGACGGCGTCGTCGAGCCGCCCGGCCTGCGCCAGGGCGTCGCGGACCCCCTCGAACGTCCGGCCCAGCTTCATGATCGCCACGCCGTCGGTGTCGGCCAGCCGCCGCGCCAGTTCGGGCACGGGCAGGGTGCCGGGCAGCACCGTGAACACGTCGGTGCGGCGCACCAGTGGGCGCGCCACCGCCGCCGAGGCCGCCGACACCGAGGTCACCCCGGGCACCACCTCGGCCGGGAACCGGGGCGCCAACCGGTCGTGCAGGTACATGTAGGAGCCGTAGAACAGCGGGTCGCCCTCGCACAGCACCACCACGGCGCGGCCCCGCTCCAGGTGCGCGGCCAGGCGCTCGGCGGAGGCGTCGTAGAACTCCGCGATGGCGCCCTCGTACCCGCCGGGGTGGTCGGTGGTTCCGGTGGTGACCGGGTAGACGAGGCGCTCCTCGACCACGCCGTCCGGGATCAGCTCGGCGGCGATGGACCGCGCGATGGAGCGGCCGTGGGTGCCCGAGTAGTAGGCGACGACGTCGGCCTCGGCGATGAGGCGGGCGGCCTTGCGGGTGATCAGTTCCGGGTCTCCGGGACCCAGGCCGACGCCGTAGAGGCGGCCGGAGGTGCTGCTCATTCCTTCTCCTGGGCGAGTGCGTTGATCGCGGAGGCGGCCATGGCGGAGCCGCCGCGTCGGCCGCGCACCACCAGGTGGGGGATGTCCGCCGGGTGCGCCACCAGGGCTTCCTTGGATTCGGCGGCGCCGATGAACCCGACCGGGACGCCGATGACCGCCGCGGGGCGGGGCGCGCCCGCGTCGACCATCTCCAGCAGGTGGAACAGGGCGGTGGGGGCGTTGCCGATCGCGACGACCGCGCCCTCCAGGCGGTCGGCCCACAGCGACACCGCCGCCGCCGAGCGGGTGGTTCTCCACTCTTCGGCGAGCGCGGGGACGCGGGGGTCGCGCAGCAGGCACAGCACCTCGTTGTCGGCGGGCAGTCGCGTGCGCGTCACTCCGGAGGCGACCATGTGGGCGTCGGTGAGGATCGGTGCCCCGGAGCGCAGCGCGGTCCGGGCAGCCGCCACCAGATCGGGATGGACGACCAGGTCGCGGCTGAGGTCCGGCTGTCCGCAGGCGTGGATCATGCGGACGGCGACCCGCTCGGCGTCGGCGGGCAGTCCGGACAGGTCGGCCTCGGCGCGGATGGTGGCGAAGGAGCGGAGGTAGATCTCGGCGCCGTCGGTCTCGTACTCGTAGCGGCGGGGTGGTCGGACCGGTCGGCCGTGGCTGTCGGGACGTGGATGTGGTGTCACGTGCTGCTCCCGATGAGGATGCGGGTGTGTGGGGTGTGCGGGGCGCCGCAGGCGCGTTCGCAGCCGGCGACGTGGACGGGGAGTCCGTCGTCGCGGACGTCGGTGGTCTCGAGGCGTCGGACCAGGTCGGCCGCGCGCGAGCGGGTGTCGCCCCGGCTCCGGGAGCAGCCGGGGGAGCCGACGCAGGCGCTGACCCGGCTCCACGGGGAGTCCGGGTCCAGGACCAGGCCGGCCGCGGCGAGCGAGGCGGCGGCCCGCTCGGCGCGGTCCGCGCCGAGCGGGGCCACGACGGCGCCGCGCCACGGGGTGAGGACGATCGTTTCCGAGCCGTGCCCCGCCGAGTCGAGAAGCGCCCTCTGGAGGGCCGGGGTGAGGATGCCGAGCGGGACCGAACCCGCCACCGCGGCCTCGGAGTCCGACACGGGAAGAATGCCGTGGCGCCCGTTCCGCCGCCGTTTCTCGGCGTCCGGCCCGCCGGTCTCGCCGGTGTCGCCGGAGGACTCCGGGAATTCGGCCCCGTCGAGCAGCTCCCGGCCTTTTCCGGGAAGCCGGCGCACATTCCACAGGTCCGCGCGCAGGTCGAGAAAGCGAAGCGCAAGCGCGGTCAGCGCCGAGGCGATTTCCTCCCGCGCCACCACGGGACCGGGCAGGGCGCCGACACGCAACTGCGCCGATTCCCCGTCGACCGCGCGGGCCCCCAGGTCGCAGGGCATTTCGGCGAGGTCGGCGCGGCCGTCGTCGAGGCCGAAGAGAAAGCGTCCCGGCAGCTCTGCCAGGCGCGGATCGGCGCACAGGGCGCGGTCCAGGGCGGCCACCACGGGCCGCACGTCCATTCGTCCTCCGACAATCCCGGAAAGGGGCGAGGCGACGATGTTGCGCACCCGCTCGTGGGCGAAGGACGGCAGAAAGCCGGCAGCGGCCACAGAATCCGACAGATCGTTCGGAATCTCCCCTTCGGGGGTTGTGGAAATCCCCCTGATCTGAACGTTGCCGCGCGAGGTCAGGTGGAGGTCGCCGTCGCCGAAGTCGGCCGCGATCCGGCTGAGCGCCGCCAGTCCCCGGCGGCCGATCCGGCCGCCGGGGACACGGATCCGCAGCAGCGCGCCGTCGGCCGCGAGGTGCGGTCGCAGCACCCCGGGGCAGCGGTCGGGAGGCAGTGGGTTGAACACCGGCACATGGTTGCACACGCTCTCACCGGGTGGGTTATGGTGGGCTCGCCGTGGTGAACGGGAAGCCGGTGCGGAACCGGCGCGGCCCTCGCCACTGTGATCGAGGAGTCGTCGGGCCTCACCCGGGTTGGGCAACCACCCCGGGGACCACTGGGGGACCACCCGGGAAGGTCGGCCCGTCGACGGTGACTCGTCAGCCAGGAGACCGGCCACGGCACGTCATGTCCACGAGGGTTTGGAGACATCGACCATGGCCCGTGCCGTGCCGCGCCCCGCGCCGCCTCCGGCGTTCCCGCCGCCGTCCCCCCTGATCGCCGGACTCCGGGCGGGCCGCCGATGCCCCGCGTAGCGCTGCTCTCCACGTCCGACACCGACCTGCTGTCGGCCCGCGCCAGCGGCGCGGACTACGTCTGGGCCAACCCGTCGCGCATCAGTGTCACCGGTGACGGCCCCGGCTCGCTTCCCGCGCTCCTCGACGGCGCCGACCTGGTGGTCGTGCGCATCCTGGGCTCCGCCCGCTCCTGGCAGCAGGGACTCGACCGGGTCCTGGCCCGCGGGGTTCCGGTCGTGGTGCTCGGCGGGGAGCAGACCCCCGACGCGGAGCTGATGGCCCACTCCACCGTGCCCGTCGGCACCGCCGCGGAGGCCCACCGCTACCTGGCCTACGGCGGCCCGGCCAACCTCGCCGCGCTGCACGGCTTCCTCTGCGACACCGTACTGCTGGGCGGGGAGGGCTTCGACCCGCCGACCGAGCTGCCCGAATGGGGCCTGCTCGACCGGCCGCCCCGCCCCGGCGCGGAAGGCGCGGAACCGGACGCCGCGCTGCCGAGGGTCGGCATCCTCTACTACCGCGCCCACCAGGTCAGCGGAAACACCCGCTTCGTGCACGACCTGGCCGACGCCGTCGACGCCACCGGCGAGGCCGTCGCCGTCCCCCTCTACTGCTCCTCGCTGCGCGGCGCGCCCGCGGACCTGATCGCCGAGTTGGGCACGCTCGACGCCCTGGTGGTCACCGTGCTGGCCGCCGGCGGCGCCCGCCCGGCCACCGCCGGAGCCGGGGGCGACGACGAGGCGTGGGACGTCGCCGAGCTGGCGCGCCTCGACGTCCCGATCCTGCAGGCCCTCTGCCTGACCTGGGGACGCGACCAGTGGGAGGCCTCCGACGACGGCGTCTCCCCGATGGACTCCGCCTCCCAGATCGCCGTCCCCGAGTTCGACGGCCGCATCATCACCGTGCCGTTCTCCTTCAAGGAGTTCGACGACGAGGGCCTGCCCCGCTACGTCACCGACCCGGAGCGGTGCCGCCGCGCCGCCGACATCGCCGTCGCCCACGCCCGCCTGCGGCACACCCCTCCCGAGCGGCGCCGCGTCGCGGTCGTGCTGTCGGCCTACCCCACCAAGCACTCCCGCGTCGGCAACGCCGTGGGCCTGGACACCCCGGTCTCGGCGGTGCGCCTGCTGCGCGCCATGCGCGACGCGGGATACGACCTGGGCGACGGACTGCCCGGACTGGATCTCGCCGACGACACCGAGGCGGGCAACACGCTCATCCACGCGCTCATCGAGGCCGGAGGCCAGGACGAGGAGTGGCTGACCGCCGAGCAGATGGCGGGCAACCCGGTCCGCATCCCCGCCGAACGCTACCGCGAGTGGACCGCCGAGCTGCCCGCCGAACTCACCGACGCGATGGCCGAGGCGTGGGGCGAGCCGCCCGGCACGCTCTTCGTCGACGACGGCGACATCGTGCTGGCCACCCTCCAGGCGGGCAACGTGGTGCTCATGATCCAGCCGCCGCGCGGGTTCGGCGAGAACCCGGTGGCGATCTACCACGACCCCGACCTGCCGCCCTCGCACCACTACCTGGCCGCCTACCGGTGGCTGGAGCGCGGCTTCGGCGCCCACGCGATCGTCCACCTGGGCAAGCACGGTTCCATGGAGTGGCTGCCCGGCAAGAACGCCGCGCTGTCGGCGGCGTGCGCCACCGACGCGGCGGTCGGCGCGCTGCCGCTGGTCTACCCGTTCCTGGTCAACGATCCGGGGGAGGGGGCGCAGGCCAAGCGGCGCGCGCACGCCACCATCGTCGACCACCTCGTGCCGCCGATGGCGCGCGCCGAGTCCTACGGCGACATCGCCCGGCTGGAGCAGCTCCTCGACGAGCACGCCAACATCGCCGCGATGGACCCGGCGAAACTGCCCGCGATCCGCGCGCAGATCTGGACCCTGATCCAGGCCGCGAAACTCGACCACGACCTGGGGCTGTCCGAACGGCCGCACGACGCCGAGTTCGACGACTTCCTGCTGCACGTCGACGGCTGGCTGTGCGAGGTCAAGGACGCCCAGATCCGCGACGGACTGCACGTCCTGGGCGCGGCCCCCACCGGGCCGGCCCGCGTCAACCTGGTGCTGGCGATCCTGCGCGCCTCCCAGGTGTGGAGCGGGCAGGCGGGCGCGGTCCCGGGCCTGCGCCGCGCGCTCGGACTGGACGGCGACACCGGCGACCTCGCGCGGGTCGACGCCGTCGAGGCGCGCGCCCGCGCCCTGGTGGAGGCCATGGAGGAGGCCGACTGGGACCCCGGCGCGGCACAGGCCGCGGCCGAGCGGCTGGGGGAGGCCGACCCCGACGTGGTGCGCGTCCTGCGGTTCGCCGCCGAGGAGGTCGTTCCGCGCCTGGCCGGGACCGGCCACGAGATCGACGCCGTCCTGCACGCCCTCGACGGCGGCTACGTCCCGGCGGGACCGTCCGGGTCGCCGCTGCGCGGCCTGGTCAACGTGCTGCCCACCGGCCGCAACTTCTACACCGTCGACCCGCGCGCCGTGCCCAGTCGGCTCGCCTACGAGACGGGCGCCGCGCTGGCCGACGCCCTGATCGACCGCTACCGTGCCGAGACCGGCGAGTATCCGCGCTCGGTGGGCCTGTCGGTGTGGGGCACCTCGGCCATGCGCACCTCCGGTGACGACATCGCCGAGGTGCTGGCCCTCCTCGGGGTGCGCCCCGAGTGGGACGAGGAGTCCCGGCGCGTGCGGAAGCTG is a genomic window containing:
- a CDS encoding nitrite/sulfite reductase; translation: MCNHVPVFNPLPPDRCPGVLRPHLAADGALLRIRVPGGRIGRRGLAALSRIAADFGDGDLHLTSRGNVQIRGISTTPEGEIPNDLSDSVAAAGFLPSFAHERVRNIVASPLSGIVGGRMDVRPVVAALDRALCADPRLAELPGRFLFGLDDGRADLAEMPCDLGARAVDGESAQLRVGALPGPVVAREEIASALTALALRFLDLRADLWNVRRLPGKGRELLDGAEFPESSGDTGETGGPDAEKRRRNGRHGILPVSDSEAAVAGSVPLGILTPALQRALLDSAGHGSETIVLTPWRGAVVAPLGADRAERAAASLAAAGLVLDPDSPWSRVSACVGSPGCSRSRGDTRSRAADLVRRLETTDVRDDGLPVHVAGCERACGAPHTPHTRILIGSST
- a CDS encoding precorrin-8X methylmutase — translated: MTPHPRPDSHGRPVRPPRRYEYETDGAEIYLRSFATIRAEADLSGLPADAERVAVRMIHACGQPDLSRDLVVHPDLVAAARTALRSGAPILTDAHMVASGVTRTRLPADNEVLCLLRDPRVPALAEEWRTTRSAAAVSLWADRLEGAVVAIGNAPTALFHLLEMVDAGAPRPAAVIGVPVGFIGAAESKEALVAHPADIPHLVVRGRRGGSAMAASAINALAQEKE
- the cobN gene encoding cobaltochelatase subunit CobN yields the protein MPRVALLSTSDTDLLSARASGADYVWANPSRISVTGDGPGSLPALLDGADLVVVRILGSARSWQQGLDRVLARGVPVVVLGGEQTPDAELMAHSTVPVGTAAEAHRYLAYGGPANLAALHGFLCDTVLLGGEGFDPPTELPEWGLLDRPPRPGAEGAEPDAALPRVGILYYRAHQVSGNTRFVHDLADAVDATGEAVAVPLYCSSLRGAPADLIAELGTLDALVVTVLAAGGARPATAGAGGDDEAWDVAELARLDVPILQALCLTWGRDQWEASDDGVSPMDSASQIAVPEFDGRIITVPFSFKEFDDEGLPRYVTDPERCRRAADIAVAHARLRHTPPERRRVAVVLSAYPTKHSRVGNAVGLDTPVSAVRLLRAMRDAGYDLGDGLPGLDLADDTEAGNTLIHALIEAGGQDEEWLTAEQMAGNPVRIPAERYREWTAELPAELTDAMAEAWGEPPGTLFVDDGDIVLATLQAGNVVLMIQPPRGFGENPVAIYHDPDLPPSHHYLAAYRWLERGFGAHAIVHLGKHGSMEWLPGKNAALSAACATDAAVGALPLVYPFLVNDPGEGAQAKRRAHATIVDHLVPPMARAESYGDIARLEQLLDEHANIAAMDPAKLPAIRAQIWTLIQAAKLDHDLGLSERPHDAEFDDFLLHVDGWLCEVKDAQIRDGLHVLGAAPTGPARVNLVLAILRASQVWSGQAGAVPGLRRALGLDGDTGDLARVDAVEARARALVEAMEEADWDPGAAQAAAERLGEADPDVVRVLRFAAEEVVPRLAGTGHEIDAVLHALDGGYVPAGPSGSPLRGLVNVLPTGRNFYTVDPRAVPSRLAYETGAALADALIDRYRAETGEYPRSVGLSVWGTSAMRTSGDDIAEVLALLGVRPEWDEESRRVRKLTVIPPQELGRPRIDVTVRISGFFRDAFPHVVAMLDDAVRMVAELDEPDEVNYVRAHARRDLAEHGDADRAVRRIFGSRPGSYGAGILQLIDSGNWRTDADLAEVYTAWGGFAYGRGLHGEPAAEDMRANYRRIAVAAKNTDTREHDIADSDDYFQYHGGMVATVRALTGAAPRAYIGDSTTPDQVRTRSLGEETARVFRARVVNPRWLAAMRRHGYKGAFELAATVDYLFGYDATAGVVADWMYETLAQTYVLDAENQEFLRQANPWALRGIVERLTEAADRKLWEAPDPATMDALRQVYLDVEGDLEDRGTERP
- a CDS encoding precorrin-2 C(20)-methyltransferase; translation: MSSTSGRLYGVGLGPGDPELITRKAARLIAEADVVAYYSGTHGRSIARSIAAELIPDGVVEERLVYPVTTGTTDHPGGYEGAIAEFYDASAERLAAHLERGRAVVVLCEGDPLFYGSYMYLHDRLAPRFPAEVVPGVTSVSAASAAVARPLVRRTDVFTVLPGTLPVPELARRLADTDGVAIMKLGRTFEGVRDALAQAGRLDDAVYVERASMDGQRVLPVGDVDPASVPYFSMVLATGDDAPRNGGAATRSHAVGETTAADRAAPAELLVVGLGPAGEQWLTPEAARALAEVDHVVGYGPYVDRVPVRPGQRRHSSGNTVEVDRARLALDLALAGERVAVVSGGDAGVFGMASAVFEAAQDPRYADVPVRVLPGLTAVQAVAARAGAPVGGDFAVLSLSDRLKPWEVVEARLEAAARADLVIAVYNPASRSRTTQVARAREVLLRHRPGDTPVVVGRNVGRDGESVEVTTLEKLDPDGIDMRCLLIVGSSGTSMTPSGAVWTRRYVPD
- a CDS encoding helix-turn-helix domain-containing protein: MPAPLITRAALKVAITARELNPDHPVFPTEFWTHPVVARAVARLDTTTLIRQARTLTPITQEQLAHLTGLTQATISRIEHGRTQLRDLDRIHTLLTGLGAPHPPALKNTDPLDGYTVRAVIAENTDGHLVVLHAPTQSITEALTHTGKPAATPLPPSPTHPEWPPPQ